In one Chitinophaga sancti genomic region, the following are encoded:
- the porQ gene encoding type IX secretion system protein PorQ, with protein sequence MAQVLGGKATFAFLDLPVSPAQTSLGSINVSQLGNDIALCSLNPALLRPDMHTNLQLNYTSYFADVLYAHALFGHYAEKLQTTFAGGIQYINYGSLIQTDATGSIQGSFRPRDMAIQVSASRQYLEKWHYGATLQFVQSRYQQYNSTGLVLHFGLTYEDTTHHWQAGLLAKNMGLQLSTYTPGNQEPLPFDLQVGISKRLNQLPLQLSATLHHIYQYDVRYADPGFQESSLITNGDTVKTGGQAVDKIFRHFVLAAHWEIGRYVTLTAGYNHLRRQELSDPQLKGLSGFSAGLGVVTRKIQLRYARAWYQRSAALNQFGINLPLKEWSY encoded by the coding sequence ATGGCTCAGGTACTGGGAGGAAAAGCCACCTTTGCATTCCTGGATCTTCCCGTTTCTCCGGCACAGACATCACTCGGCAGTATCAACGTTAGCCAGTTGGGAAATGACATTGCGCTATGTAGCCTCAATCCGGCCCTGTTACGTCCGGATATGCATACCAATCTGCAACTTAACTATACCAGTTACTTTGCGGATGTGCTATATGCCCATGCGCTCTTCGGCCATTACGCAGAGAAATTACAAACCACTTTTGCAGGTGGTATTCAATATATTAACTACGGTTCCCTTATCCAGACGGATGCTACCGGCAGTATCCAGGGTTCTTTCCGGCCCCGGGATATGGCCATCCAGGTAAGCGCCTCCCGCCAATACCTGGAAAAGTGGCACTATGGCGCTACCTTACAGTTCGTACAATCCCGCTACCAGCAATACAATTCCACAGGTCTGGTACTACATTTCGGGTTGACTTACGAAGACACTACGCATCACTGGCAGGCTGGCCTCCTGGCAAAAAATATGGGCTTACAGCTCAGCACATATACGCCTGGCAACCAGGAACCCTTACCCTTTGATTTACAGGTGGGCATCTCAAAGCGACTGAACCAGCTGCCATTGCAGTTATCAGCCACCCTTCACCATATATATCAATACGATGTGCGTTATGCCGATCCCGGATTCCAGGAAAGCAGTTTAATCACGAATGGAGATACCGTTAAAACTGGTGGGCAGGCGGTAGATAAGATTTTCAGGCATTTTGTACTGGCTGCACATTGGGAAATAGGTCGTTATGTGACACTGACGGCAGGCTACAATCATTTGCGGAGACAGGAATTATCGGATCCACAATTAAAGGGCTTGAGTGGATTTTCGGCAGGGCTGGGAGTGGTGACGAGAAAGATCCAGCTCCGATATGCGAGGGCCTGGTATCAGCGCAGTGCTGCGCTGAACCAGTTCGGAATAAATTTGCCCCTGAAGGAATGGAGTTATTAA
- a CDS encoding pyridoxine 5'-phosphate synthase: MTKLSVNINKFATLRNARGGNLPDILKVAQDCERFGADGITVHPRPDERHIRYQDVLDLKPLVTTEFNIEGYPSKDFIDLVLSVKPEQVTLVPDPPHAITSNTGWDTIANQSFLKEVIGTFKAAGIRVSIFLNAEPEKVEAAKTAGADRIELYTGPYAEEFNNARTQQQNFQLLNDYKNTARAATAIGLDINAGHDLNLDNLRFFKLHIPQLKEVSIGHALVCDALYLGLENTIQLYKRQLKVTE; the protein is encoded by the coding sequence ATGACAAAGTTGAGCGTAAATATTAACAAGTTTGCCACCCTGCGCAATGCCAGGGGCGGGAATCTCCCGGATATTTTGAAAGTTGCACAGGATTGCGAACGTTTTGGTGCCGATGGCATCACTGTTCACCCCAGACCAGATGAACGTCATATCCGTTACCAGGATGTATTGGACCTAAAGCCATTAGTCACTACAGAGTTTAATATCGAAGGCTATCCTTCTAAGGACTTTATCGACCTGGTATTGTCTGTAAAACCGGAACAGGTTACGCTCGTACCAGATCCACCCCATGCGATTACGTCTAATACCGGATGGGATACCATCGCCAACCAGTCATTCCTGAAAGAAGTGATCGGCACTTTCAAAGCCGCTGGCATCAGGGTTTCTATCTTCCTGAATGCCGAACCTGAAAAAGTAGAAGCAGCTAAAACTGCGGGTGCTGACAGGATTGAATTATATACCGGTCCTTATGCAGAGGAGTTTAACAATGCAAGGACGCAACAGCAGAATTTCCAGCTGCTGAATGATTATAAAAATACCGCCCGTGCTGCTACGGCTATCGGGTTGGATATCAATGCAGGTCATGATCTGAACCTGGACAACCTGCGCTTCTTCAAACTGCATATTCCACAGCTGAAAGAGGTATCCATCGGTCACGCATTAGTATGTGATGCGCTGTACCTGGGCCTGGAGAACACTATTCAATTGTATAAGCGACAACTGAAGGTAACTGAGTAA
- the ahcY gene encoding adenosylhomocysteinase, with product MSTIAKSNIDFALPYKVKDMSLAEWGRKEIELAEAEMPGLMSLREEYGNSKPLAGARIAGCLHMTIQTAVLIETLVHLGAEVRWSSCNIFSTQDHAAAAVAAAGVPVFAWKGLNEQEFDWCIEQTLFFGGADRPLNMILDDGGDLTNMVFDKYTELIQHVKGLSEETTTGVHRLYERMQKGTLPIPAININDSVTKSKFDNKYGCRESCVDAIRRATDVMIAGKVAVVAGFGDVGKGSAESLRGAGARVIVTEIDPICALQAAMEGYEVKKMTDAVKEADIIVTTTGCRDIITAEHFKLMKDKCIVSNIGHFDIEIDVAWLNKNYGNTKVEIKPQVDKYTIDGKDIILLAEGRLVNLGCATGHPSFVMSNSFTNQTLAQLELWLHTDKYENKVYVLPKHLDEKVARLHLKKIGVELDVLTPTQSEYLNIPAAGPYKPDYYRY from the coding sequence ATGTCTACAATAGCTAAATCTAACATTGACTTTGCTCTTCCTTATAAAGTAAAGGATATGTCTCTGGCAGAGTGGGGACGTAAAGAAATCGAGCTGGCGGAAGCTGAAATGCCAGGTCTGATGTCGCTGAGAGAAGAATATGGTAACAGCAAGCCACTGGCAGGTGCGCGTATTGCTGGATGCTTACATATGACTATCCAGACTGCCGTACTGATCGAAACCCTGGTACACCTGGGTGCGGAAGTACGCTGGAGCTCCTGCAATATCTTTTCTACACAGGATCATGCCGCTGCCGCTGTTGCTGCTGCAGGTGTACCTGTATTTGCCTGGAAAGGTCTGAACGAACAGGAATTTGACTGGTGTATTGAACAGACCCTGTTCTTTGGTGGTGCTGATCGTCCGTTGAACATGATCCTGGATGATGGTGGTGACCTGACAAACATGGTATTTGACAAGTATACTGAACTGATCCAGCACGTAAAAGGTCTGAGTGAAGAGACGACTACTGGTGTACACCGTTTATACGAGCGTATGCAGAAAGGTACTTTGCCTATTCCTGCTATCAATATCAATGACTCTGTTACCAAATCCAAGTTTGACAACAAGTATGGTTGCCGTGAATCCTGCGTAGATGCGATCCGTCGTGCTACCGATGTAATGATTGCCGGTAAGGTTGCTGTTGTAGCTGGTTTCGGTGACGTAGGTAAGGGTTCTGCGGAGTCTCTGAGAGGCGCTGGTGCCCGCGTAATCGTTACTGAAATCGATCCGATCTGCGCACTGCAGGCTGCGATGGAAGGTTACGAAGTGAAGAAAATGACGGATGCTGTAAAAGAAGCTGATATCATCGTAACCACTACCGGTTGCCGCGACATCATCACTGCCGAGCACTTTAAGCTGATGAAAGACAAGTGTATCGTATCCAACATCGGTCACTTTGATATCGAAATTGATGTTGCATGGCTGAACAAGAACTATGGTAACACGAAAGTTGAGATCAAACCTCAGGTAGATAAATACACCATCGATGGTAAAGACATCATCCTGCTGGCTGAAGGCCGCCTGGTAAACCTGGGTTGCGCTACTGGTCACCCATCTTTCGTAATGAGTAACTCCTTCACTAACCAGACCCTGGCTCAGCTGGAACTGTGGCTGCATACTGACAAGTATGAGAACAAAGTATACGTTCTGCCTAAGCACCTGGATGAGAAAGTTGCCCGTCTGCACCTGAAGAAAATCGGCGTAGAACTGGATGTGCTGACTCCGACCCAGTCTGAGTACCTGAACATTCCTGCAGCAGGTCCATACAAACCTGACTATTACAGATACTAA
- a CDS encoding T9SS type B sorting domain-containing protein, with protein sequence MFKLPNSVKRNATITPRKVSHTLKRMFFAVLLLLICSQSQVIAQTVKATINPTGGASGSKDLKIDIYTDGSIVVTRNGLTESYNRADSSLGMRAFFDFKNLAHMTDRTTPQAPGTCYISPISGSGSYADPYKIHVVGTVLDPYFKYPTGQTGTVTCIITYVKNTSYFFLDYVLHMPQVSTNDFTSVLFYLSEQVVMGPNATANPDEASKCGYGFINSDSSTIGMYRDVACTETAESPRSHVYRMYRKFRSWQASIPENRFYLDDDGLYPHNVIADGVDGRGRSMGIMRSMPIYDNNFTATPVNYRTFRVLSGYGTTKNEFDTVGAMVDSIPVTGWGNVSVQFSSATQSTNEGSAAQGEHIDSSVTLKVSGGKLNAPVYVLLQYDSTYNYAHPAARGTDFTLAEQGALIPAGDYTTAKTIKIPNLHIIGNDKLEFSRTVRLKLAATCTDLITISGTSQCDFTIVDDEVRGMTLTMDSSAILEGNATKARVKMTSTCPEDVVITFSTHSSSTAGDTDYVVPASVTIPANSTYSPEFTISAKADKVLENTENLVLQFKGTVLGIDVTGQTNLTINDSTYFNPAYAQILSNFVNPSSVNPITEGYEGYVRFHLPDGVSTEVPITVNVDFNWSKSTASDGVDFDFWYYNGPVTIPKLGTGANIYMIAYTDDLLEGSTPETIVLDVTTTDAVGAGRSYPYKGDTLKIKDANYDSSMVMTMTPVPATILEGVTSTVTLSLPNGLKAGSAMTIPIARGISSKAIASDVTMSVTNLTIGKGKSSATFTVKALKDSLLENDEPYYVVASPTGFIKDSCLITIRDTTGLISGNKVLNLSITTPSLKEGNSSNLTLAFAKPGIMAGDSLAIVLTPGGTTVASPSDYYIGAANTIYMPPNTNSKTVTNGFSALADGVLENTEAFTFTAATTSLSGLTINAISGSILDATADNAANRIVTITPAVTEMEEGSSYTYTFSLPPGITTEVPITITPSIVSSSTADASDFSLDSATITLNTTHPSSNVTAINIVQDNILESDEQLTLGGTATTALPAGITVNQAATVTIKDKTELGSFTLSADRTDIVEGGVGAYITISLPGTPPAPLTLNISRGSSSQASSGYSGLPQTLTMTTSSITIPVPVSALTDNIIGDNETLVVLVAATGYPSDSVTLNMIDVTANDPANMKITFTPEPASQGDHVEEGNTYTVRASFPAGIKLFTPVTLNVTASNQSVASASDYTGVPATVTIDTAGYGDFVITAKADYVIEGSELLRISGNTPGMSNVSVDSLDLYINDAPASTQLQMIIDSSTIHKGSTTKVTIGFVNSSMTSASDIIITVIPDGSSTADTTNYTGLPRFVTLPKDSNHVTFFLNIPNNFKIEGPTVLQFVDSAAGYSFASIAPLNILDPEGQPVTLEKVNDAAEPATDGAFKVVLPAVSTTDVSVTLTATYAGTNIKDVQTTVVIPAGSLSVTVPVNIIDDIVLQGNLVLQVKLVGATTVQGGTTKSLYVSGGTMYMNVFDDESSDTGTQANARTMIIERLADATQPSANGQFRIRFNDSTLIATQDVTVSYTVSGTAVAGTDYGALSGSVVIPAGSSMVTFDVVPSGKLTAGPTTTVISSLKGVTSNIPLVTWPISTINGIATVFIYNMNVDTPQVNLFASTSTIVEGDSVKFFVRTTKSINLDLPITVAITNDVYRTVTIRNGVVSGNKVTVTMPAGAQETSFTVVVDDNDLNDDDGWVQANVQEFDPLSSGPAYYVGLANEIRNSVTDNDSLTIGFSETQFSAVVPFDTTGFPLPFVLKMNRASSRIITIYYEFYEPGSSELLAGTMVASAGKDYDASVTPLLIMPNTSTTSIPVLVNSVEKNKMFGMRLLRATVSSTQNIPKLDSLSTATGLIEICKDCDVDGDGVPDYIERFITDGRWKDNNNGNLRVHPAMSPNGDGLGNDAMYIENIDSYPDNDVTVFNRWGGTVFTTKGYNNSSNNFNGKANTGSAKNQDVPDGSYFFIIHATDVSGKKIKYTGFLVIKRS encoded by the coding sequence ATGTTCAAGCTTCCCAATTCTGTGAAAAGGAATGCAACTATTACGCCCCGGAAAGTGTCGCATACACTTAAAAGGATGTTCTTTGCAGTACTGTTGTTATTGATATGCAGTCAGAGTCAGGTTATCGCGCAGACTGTAAAGGCTACTATCAATCCCACAGGAGGTGCCAGCGGCTCCAAAGACCTCAAAATTGATATCTACACCGATGGTAGTATCGTTGTGACCCGTAATGGGCTCACCGAAAGCTACAACCGGGCAGATAGCTCTCTTGGTATGAGGGCGTTCTTCGATTTCAAGAACCTGGCTCATATGACAGACAGAACTACCCCACAGGCTCCAGGTACTTGTTATATTTCTCCCATATCAGGTTCCGGTTCTTACGCTGATCCTTATAAAATTCATGTTGTAGGTACAGTTCTGGACCCTTATTTCAAATATCCAACAGGTCAGACAGGTACTGTGACTTGTATTATTACCTATGTAAAAAATACAAGCTACTTCTTCCTTGACTATGTGCTGCACATGCCCCAGGTAAGTACAAATGATTTTACCAGCGTACTGTTTTACCTTTCTGAGCAGGTTGTAATGGGGCCAAATGCTACTGCCAATCCGGACGAAGCCAGTAAATGCGGGTATGGATTTATCAATAGCGATAGTTCCACCATCGGTATGTACAGGGATGTTGCCTGCACTGAAACAGCAGAATCTCCACGCAGCCATGTGTATCGCATGTACAGGAAGTTCAGATCCTGGCAGGCGTCTATTCCGGAAAACCGCTTCTATCTCGATGATGATGGATTATATCCGCATAATGTAATTGCTGATGGCGTGGATGGTCGTGGCCGTTCTATGGGTATCATGCGATCCATGCCGATTTACGATAACAACTTTACCGCTACTCCTGTGAACTACAGGACTTTCCGTGTATTATCCGGCTATGGTACCACCAAAAATGAGTTTGATACAGTAGGCGCAATGGTAGACTCTATTCCTGTAACGGGATGGGGAAATGTGTCGGTGCAGTTCTCAAGTGCTACCCAGTCTACCAATGAAGGTAGTGCCGCGCAGGGTGAACACATAGATTCAAGCGTAACTCTGAAAGTGTCCGGTGGCAAGCTCAATGCCCCGGTTTATGTTTTATTGCAGTACGACTCCACTTACAATTACGCTCATCCTGCCGCAAGAGGTACGGACTTTACCCTGGCCGAACAGGGAGCCCTGATTCCTGCGGGTGATTATACAACTGCCAAAACAATTAAGATCCCGAATCTTCATATTATAGGGAACGATAAACTGGAATTCAGCCGTACCGTCCGTCTCAAACTGGCGGCTACCTGTACAGACCTGATCACTATTTCCGGTACCTCTCAGTGTGATTTCACAATCGTAGATGATGAAGTCCGTGGTATGACCCTTACTATGGATAGTTCTGCTATCCTGGAAGGTAACGCTACCAAGGCAAGAGTGAAAATGACCTCTACCTGCCCTGAAGATGTAGTGATCACCTTTTCTACCCACTCTTCTTCAACTGCCGGTGATACTGATTATGTAGTACCTGCTTCTGTTACTATTCCGGCTAACAGCACTTATAGCCCTGAATTCACAATCAGTGCCAAGGCTGATAAAGTGCTGGAAAATACAGAGAACCTGGTATTACAATTTAAAGGAACAGTATTGGGAATTGACGTAACGGGACAGACAAATCTCACTATCAACGATAGTACTTACTTTAATCCTGCATATGCGCAGATCTTATCCAACTTTGTAAATCCATCCTCCGTCAACCCAATAACGGAAGGATATGAAGGCTATGTAAGATTCCATCTGCCAGATGGCGTAAGCACCGAAGTACCAATTACAGTCAATGTCGATTTTAATTGGTCTAAATCAACTGCGAGTGATGGGGTGGACTTTGACTTCTGGTATTATAATGGTCCGGTGACTATTCCAAAACTGGGAACCGGTGCAAACATTTATATGATTGCATATACGGATGATTTGCTGGAAGGGTCCACACCAGAAACTATCGTATTGGATGTAACAACAACAGATGCTGTGGGTGCCGGTCGTTCTTATCCTTATAAGGGTGATACCCTTAAAATTAAGGATGCAAACTACGATTCAAGTATGGTAATGACCATGACACCTGTACCTGCAACAATTCTGGAAGGTGTAACCAGTACTGTAACCCTCTCCTTACCCAATGGACTCAAGGCCGGATCTGCGATGACTATTCCTATCGCAAGAGGCATTTCATCCAAAGCAATCGCTTCAGATGTAACGATGTCTGTCACCAACCTGACCATCGGTAAGGGTAAATCAAGTGCCACATTTACAGTAAAAGCATTGAAGGATAGTTTGCTGGAAAATGACGAACCATATTATGTAGTCGCTTCTCCAACAGGTTTCATCAAAGATTCCTGTCTGATTACGATCAGGGATACAACAGGATTGATCTCAGGCAATAAAGTGTTGAACCTGAGCATTACAACCCCTTCTCTTAAAGAAGGAAACAGTTCCAATCTCACTCTGGCATTTGCGAAGCCTGGTATCATGGCTGGAGATTCACTGGCAATAGTACTGACTCCTGGTGGTACTACCGTAGCGTCTCCGTCTGATTACTATATTGGAGCAGCGAATACCATATACATGCCACCAAATACTAACAGTAAGACGGTGACAAATGGCTTTAGCGCACTGGCAGATGGTGTCCTGGAAAATACGGAAGCATTTACGTTCACTGCAGCCACTACTTCATTATCAGGTCTGACTATCAATGCTATCTCCGGTTCTATCCTGGATGCGACCGCTGACAATGCTGCCAACAGAATTGTTACTATCACACCAGCTGTGACTGAAATGGAAGAAGGTAGTTCATACACATATACATTTAGTCTGCCTCCAGGTATCACTACCGAGGTGCCGATTACAATTACACCATCTATCGTAAGTAGTTCTACTGCGGATGCTTCAGACTTCTCGCTGGATTCCGCTACGATCACACTCAATACAACTCATCCTTCTTCAAATGTTACAGCGATCAATATCGTGCAGGATAATATCCTGGAAAGCGATGAACAGCTGACGCTGGGTGGTACAGCGACAACTGCACTGCCCGCGGGTATTACCGTAAATCAGGCAGCTACTGTAACCATCAAGGATAAAACTGAATTAGGAAGTTTCACGCTCAGCGCAGATCGTACAGATATTGTGGAAGGTGGGGTGGGTGCATATATCACCATCTCCTTGCCTGGTACACCTCCTGCTCCGCTGACACTTAATATTAGCCGTGGCAGCAGCTCACAGGCCAGCAGTGGATATAGTGGATTGCCACAGACACTGACCATGACCACCAGTTCAATCACCATTCCTGTTCCGGTATCAGCACTCACTGATAATATAATAGGAGACAATGAAACACTGGTAGTATTAGTAGCGGCAACAGGTTACCCAAGCGATTCCGTGACACTGAACATGATCGATGTAACGGCGAATGATCCTGCAAATATGAAAATCACCTTCACACCGGAACCGGCCTCACAAGGCGATCATGTGGAAGAAGGAAATACATATACAGTAAGAGCCAGTTTCCCGGCAGGTATTAAATTATTCACACCGGTTACCCTGAATGTAACAGCAAGTAACCAGTCCGTAGCAAGTGCCAGCGACTACACAGGAGTGCCAGCCACTGTTACGATCGATACTGCCGGTTATGGTGACTTTGTCATCACAGCAAAAGCTGATTATGTCATTGAAGGTTCCGAACTGCTGAGAATATCAGGAAACACACCTGGTATGAGCAATGTAAGTGTGGACAGCCTGGATCTTTATATTAATGATGCACCTGCCAGCACACAGCTCCAGATGATCATCGATTCCAGTACTATCCACAAAGGCAGTACCACCAAAGTAACAATCGGATTTGTAAACAGCAGCATGACTTCAGCCAGTGATATCATCATCACTGTGATACCTGATGGATCATCTACTGCGGATACAACAAATTATACAGGTCTGCCAAGGTTCGTGACGCTGCCGAAAGACAGTAACCATGTAACCTTCTTCCTGAACATACCTAACAATTTTAAGATTGAAGGTCCTACAGTATTACAGTTTGTAGACAGTGCGGCCGGGTATTCATTTGCATCAATTGCACCACTCAATATCCTGGATCCGGAAGGTCAGCCAGTGACGCTGGAAAAAGTAAATGACGCAGCAGAACCAGCTACAGATGGTGCCTTCAAAGTGGTACTGCCAGCAGTATCAACGACTGATGTAAGTGTAACGCTGACTGCCACCTATGCCGGTACAAACATCAAAGATGTGCAGACGACAGTAGTTATTCCTGCAGGTAGCCTTTCAGTAACAGTACCGGTAAATATAATTGACGACATCGTTCTTCAGGGTAACCTGGTGCTGCAGGTAAAACTGGTAGGTGCTACAACCGTACAGGGAGGTACAACCAAGAGCCTGTATGTAAGTGGTGGTACGATGTATATGAACGTATTCGATGATGAAAGTAGTGATACAGGTACACAGGCAAATGCCCGTACGATGATCATTGAACGTTTGGCGGATGCTACCCAGCCATCTGCAAATGGTCAATTCCGTATCAGGTTTAACGATTCTACGCTGATTGCCACACAGGATGTAACCGTGTCTTACACGGTATCCGGTACAGCAGTAGCAGGTACTGATTACGGAGCGCTGAGTGGTAGTGTAGTGATTCCTGCGGGTTCCAGTATGGTAACATTCGATGTGGTTCCTTCCGGTAAGCTGACTGCTGGTCCTACTACAACAGTAATATCCTCACTCAAGGGTGTTACTTCCAATATTCCGCTGGTGACATGGCCGATAAGTACAATTAATGGTATTGCTACAGTCTTTATTTACAACATGAACGTAGATACGCCACAGGTAAACCTGTTCGCGTCTACCAGTACTATTGTGGAAGGAGACTCAGTGAAATTCTTTGTAAGAACTACAAAGTCTATCAACCTGGATCTGCCAATCACTGTTGCTATTACAAACGATGTATACAGGACAGTCACAATCAGAAATGGAGTGGTATCTGGCAATAAAGTGACCGTAACGATGCCTGCAGGTGCACAGGAAACATCTTTCACAGTAGTGGTAGATGACAATGACCTGAATGATGATGACGGATGGGTACAGGCAAACGTACAGGAATTCGATCCGCTGAGCAGTGGTCCTGCTTATTACGTAGGCCTGGCGAATGAAATCAGAAACTCAGTAACTGATAATGACTCCCTCACAATAGGATTCAGTGAAACGCAGTTCTCTGCAGTAGTTCCATTCGATACAACTGGTTTCCCACTGCCGTTTGTGTTAAAGATGAATCGTGCCAGCTCCCGTATCATTACAATCTACTATGAGTTCTACGAACCGGGAAGTAGTGAACTGCTGGCAGGTACAATGGTGGCTTCAGCAGGTAAAGATTATGATGCTTCAGTAACTCCGCTGCTCATCATGCCAAATACCAGTACCACATCAATTCCTGTATTGGTGAATAGTGTGGAAAAGAACAAGATGTTTGGTATGCGCTTACTCAGAGCTACCGTATCATCTACGCAGAATATACCGAAGCTTGATTCACTGAGCACCGCTACCGGTCTGATTGAAATCTGTAAGGATTGTGATGTGGATGGTGATGGTGTACCTGACTACATAGAGCGTTTCATTACTGATGGCAGATGGAAGGATAATAACAATGGTAACCTGCGGGTACACCCTGCTATGTCTCCAAACGGTGACGGATTGGGTAACGATGCCATGTACATTGAAAATATTGATTCCTATCCTGATAATGATGTAACAGTATTCAACCGTTGGGGTGGTACAGTATTTACAACGAAAGGCTATAATAACAGTTCTAACAATTTCAACGGTAAGGCGAATACAGGCAGTGCTAAAAATCAGGATGTGCCGGATGGTTCTTATTTCTTCATTATCCATGCTACAGATGTATCAGGTAAGAAGATCAAATACACCGGATTCCTTGTCATAAAGAGATCATAA
- a CDS encoding PorP/SprF family type IX secretion system membrane protein has translation MKKVIITLFVLLAYYLPSKAQQDPIYSQYMFNGLAINPAYASLDESARLTVDGRNQWVGVDGAPKTATFSFYSPLNEKGTTLGFSAMRESITVDTRTDFNIFASQKVELTEELHLAMGLIVGMSQYKENNSTLTTTDPSFASNLSYMKTNVGFGFALFTERFYLGLGAPMFKSFDIGKSVNRIVTKPHYYMQAAYVFDINDDLKFKPTLLLRDVKGSGLSYDFNASILLKELVWLGASWRSEKTVTGMVGVRITPQLEMGYSYDTPTNSNLKGAQSVSHELMISYRFGWSSDHEVLPRLF, from the coding sequence ATGAAGAAAGTAATAATTACCCTGTTTGTCTTACTAGCATATTACCTGCCATCAAAGGCACAACAGGACCCTATCTATTCCCAGTATATGTTCAATGGCCTGGCCATCAATCCTGCCTATGCAAGTTTGGATGAGTCAGCACGATTAACTGTAGATGGCCGTAATCAATGGGTAGGCGTAGACGGAGCCCCTAAGACAGCAACATTTTCATTTTATTCACCATTGAATGAGAAGGGAACCACACTGGGATTTTCTGCCATGAGAGAAAGTATTACTGTCGATACCCGTACAGATTTTAACATCTTTGCATCACAGAAAGTAGAACTCACAGAAGAATTGCACCTGGCCATGGGCCTGATAGTTGGCATGTCGCAGTATAAGGAAAATAACAGCACGCTCACGACTACCGATCCAAGCTTTGCCAGTAATCTGAGTTATATGAAGACAAATGTTGGCTTCGGATTTGCATTATTTACTGAGAGATTTTACTTAGGTTTAGGTGCGCCGATGTTCAAAAGTTTTGACATTGGAAAGAGTGTGAACAGGATTGTAACAAAACCGCATTATTACATGCAGGCGGCCTATGTATTTGATATCAATGACGATCTAAAATTCAAGCCTACCTTATTGTTGAGAGATGTGAAGGGATCAGGACTGAGCTACGATTTCAATGCAAGCATACTCCTGAAAGAGCTGGTTTGGCTGGGTGCATCCTGGAGATCAGAGAAGACGGTGACAGGTATGGTGGGAGTGAGAATTACCCCTCAGTTGGAAATGGGATATTCATACGATACACCTACAAATTCGAATCTGAAAGGAGCGCAATCAGTATCCCATGAGCTGATGATTAGCTATAGATTCGGATGGAGTAGCGATCACGAGGTACTACCCCGACTTTTTTAG
- a CDS encoding GNAT family N-acetyltransferase, which translates to MMYQITQAGIQHIPVIQKLTHEIWPATYLSILSQEQLDYMIAMMYNTEELSRQLNSDHTFLLIWDGDKAIGFAGYNPKEETGIYKLNKIYLHPGYQGKGAGKLLLNAVIDQAKTAGANVLELNVNKYNKARFFYEKIGFEIYEEKDIDIGNGYWMNDFVMRKVL; encoded by the coding sequence ATGATGTACCAGATCACACAGGCAGGCATCCAACACATACCTGTTATACAGAAGCTGACCCATGAAATATGGCCGGCGACCTACCTGTCTATCCTTAGCCAGGAACAACTGGACTATATGATAGCCATGATGTATAATACGGAAGAACTGAGCAGACAACTTAATTCCGATCATACCTTTCTGCTGATATGGGATGGAGACAAGGCAATCGGTTTTGCAGGTTATAATCCGAAAGAAGAGACCGGCATTTACAAGCTGAACAAAATATACCTTCACCCTGGCTACCAGGGAAAAGGTGCCGGAAAATTACTGCTCAACGCCGTTATTGATCAGGCAAAAACTGCAGGTGCGAATGTGCTGGAACTGAATGTAAACAAGTATAACAAAGCCCGCTTTTTCTACGAGAAGATTGGCTTTGAGATATATGAGGAGAAAGATATCGACATTGGAAATGGTTACTGGATGAATGATTTCGTGATGAGGAAAGTGCTATAA